In Oryza brachyantha chromosome 2, ObraRS2, whole genome shotgun sequence, a single window of DNA contains:
- the LOC121053644 gene encoding F-box/kelch-repeat protein At1g80440-like, whose protein sequence is MDDELIPGLPEEVARECLLRVGFDQLPAARSTSRRWKAEVESPFYHRLRRARGMARPLLALAQAEPPLPAAGPARKYAGLATSYRLVLHDPVGGGWATLPPLPSGGGGGGLPLFCQLAAVACGERRRLVVVGGWDPETWAPTDAVHVYDFLSGAWRSGAAMPGPRRSFFACAAAGRWVFVAGGHDEEKNALRSAAAYDAEADAWVTLPDMATDRDEARGVSVGGRFVVVGGYPTEAQGRFAGSTEAFDPAAWAWGPVQERVLDEGTCPRTCCAAGTTLYMLRDGQLAARDATADGPAASAWRAVATLPEDGRAVSALAAIGDGRVVAIGAGSHGAQQAVYLLTAAAAAAQPWARAPAPPEFAGYVQAACCVEV, encoded by the coding sequence ATGGACGACGAGCTGATTCCTGGCCTaccggaggaggtggcgcgggAGTGCCTGCTGCGCGTGGGGTTCGACCAGctcccggcggcgaggagcaccTCGCGGCGGTGGAAGGCGGAGGTCGAGTCGCCGTTCTACCACCGGCTGCGCAGGGCGCGGGGCATGGCGCGCCCGCTGCTCGCCCTCGCGCAggccgagccgccgctccccgccgccgggccGGCGCGCAAGTACGCCGGGCTGGCGACGTCGTATCGCCTCGTGCTGCACGACCCCGTCGGGGGAGGGTGGGCCACGCTGCCGCCGCTTcccagtggtggtggtggtggcgggctGCCGCTGTTCTGCCAGCTCGCCGCGGTGGCGTgcggggagaggcggcggctggtggtgGTCGGAGGGTGGGATCCGGAGACGTGGGCGCCGACGGATGCGGTGCATGTGTATGACTTCTTGTCCGGCGCGTGGCGGAGCGGCGCGGCGATGCCTGGCCCGAGGCGGTCGTTCTTcgcgtgcgcggcggcggggaggtgggtgttcgtcgccggcgggcacgACGAGGAGAAGAACGCGCTGCGGTCGGCGGCCGCGTACGACGCCGAGGCCGACGCGTGGGTCACGCTCCCGGACATGGCGACGGACAGGGACGAGGCCAGGGGGGTCTCCGTCGGAGGCAGGTTCGTCGTCGTTGGCGGGTACCCGACGGAGGCGCAGGGCAGGTTCGCCGGCTCCACCGAGGCGTTCGACCcggcggcgtgggcgtggGGCCCCGTGCAGGAGCGGGTGCTCGACGAGGGCACGTGCCCGAGGACGTGCTGCGCCGCGGGCACGACGCTGTACATGCTCCGTGACGGCCAGCTCGCGGCGcgcgacgccaccgccgacggccccgccgcctccgcgtgGCGGGCGGTGGCGACCCTGCCGGAGGACGGGCGCGCGGTGTCGGCCCTCGCGGCCATCGGGGacggccgcgtcgtcgccatcggcGCCGGTAGCCACGGCGCCCAGCAGGCAGTGTACCTGCTcaccgcagcggcggcggcggcacagcCGTGGGCGCgtgctccggcgccgccggagttCGCCGGGTACGTGCAGGCCGCGTGCTGCGTCGAAGTATAA
- the LOC102716007 gene encoding probable ADP-ribosylation factor GTPase-activating protein AGD14 isoform X2 — MASRLKEDERNERIIRGLLKLPANKRCINCNNLGPQYVCTNFWTFVCTNCSGAHREFTHRVKSVSMAKFTAQEVSALQEGGNERAREIFFKEWDPQRNSYPDSSNADKLRNFIKHVYVERRYTGERSADRPPRGKDDKDEISENRRSDGNWGSSRSPPYNESYSDRRSYSGRSDDRNSRYSYGERSPGYEQNDYKKSPRYFDVDDRSREDRSGKTTPVQRFEDRRSSEPQKLDNGSPNYQKETDGSSPVVRPVRDILGDNAPQLRVGEPPKPHVVRPIYPPRPVDPPRPIDPPRVIDPPRANGPPRPNGTRAIEPPLQRQRTSTASSIGSSEGTSEQIKAANTISLIDFSADSEPVSVPLPQSTPTSQQQPANAQPVQPVNAPAQQPVLEQGTNASSVISGGGDWASFGSFGQQQTPQASNSVNPLESALAQLSFSETPSASNASAFPASVSSTSVPNDGGSFFGASLGVSGHQASTGISVHGSSVQQTGLAGPTVVLPSQVSASSRATSGIPEAAPSTDSRSIGRKELPADIFTSLYPQGAMGGWQRTPQFGMGYAMPYQTPMGMQAYPLMAFAQPAYQQPQQHVYPQHAYPQPAKASNPFDLGNEPAPIQAHTQPLPGPLGASAGMTPTTLHGTSSFGVLQQQPQQLYQSPAPPNHYMMQQVPNMAEQLPNSMLPMQQGGLGSLSMGFDQQAAPRYPHPNTPPSYGSAGGNPFG; from the exons atggcgagccGGCTGAAGGAGGATGAGCGGAACGAGCGGATCATACGTGGGCTGCTCAAGCTGCCCGCTAACAAGAGGTGCATCAACTGCAACAATttg GGACCACAATATGTCTGTACAAATTTCTGGACCTTCGTTTGTACGAATTGCAGTGGAGCACA CCGAGAGTTCACTCATCGAGTGAAGTCAGTTTCCATGGCTAAATTTACTGCACAGGAAGTTAGTGCTCTTCAAGAAGGAGGAAATGAG CGTGCCAGAGAAATATTCTTCAAGGAATGGGATCCTCAACGTAATTCTTACCCTGACAGCAG TAATGCTGATAAATTGAGGAACTTCATCAAGCATGTCTATGTGGAACGGAGATATACAGGGGAAAGAAGTGCTGATCGGCCACCAAGGGGAAAG GATGATAAGGATGAAATTAGTGAAAATAGGAGATCTGATGGAAATTGGGGTAGCTCAAGAAGTCCTCCATATAATGAAAGCTACTCTGATCGTCGCAGTTATAGTGGAAGGAGCGATGACAGAAATTCCAGATACTCCTATGGAGAACGAAGTCCTGGCTATGAACAGAATGATTATAAGAAAAGTCCCCGCTACTTTGACGTTGATGATAGAAGTCGTGAGGATAGATCTGGGAAAACAACTCCAGTTCAACGGTTTGAGGACCGCAGGTCTTCTGAACCACAAAAGCTAGACAATGGTTCTCCAAATTACCAGAAGGAAACTGATGGATCTAGCCCTGTTGTACGGCCGGTGAGGGATATATTAGGCGATAATGCACCTCAACTTCGAGTTGGTGAACCTCCTAAGCCACATGTAGTAAGACCAATTTATCCTCCAAGACCAGTTGATCCTCCAAGACCGATTGATCCCCCAAGAGTAATTGATCCCCCAAGAGCAAATGGTCCCCCAAGACCAAATGGAACCAGAGCCATCGAACCTCCACTGCAGAGGCAG AGGACATCAACTGCCAGCAGTATTGGTTCTTCTGAGGGTACCTCGGAACAGATAAAGGCAGCAAATACGATAAGTTTGATTGATTTCAGTGCAGATTCTGAGCCTGTATCTGTGCCACTGCCACAGTCGACCCCTACATCACAACAGCAGCCTGCTAATGCACAGCCAGTGCAACCTGTTAATGCACCAGCACAACAGCCTGTTCTGGAACAAGGGACAAATGCATCATCAGTGATCAGTGGTGGAGGTGACTGGGCATCTTTTGGTTCTTTTGGCCAGCAACAAACACCACAAGCTAGCAATAGTGTAAATCCCCTTGAGTCTGCGCTTGCACAACTATCATTTTCTGAAACACCCTCTGCATCCAATGCATCAGCTTTTCCAGCCTCTGTCAGTTCCACTTCAGTTCCAAATGATGGAGGATCATTTTTTGGTGCATCCCTTGGAGTCTCAGGTCATCAG GCCTCAACAGGAATTTCTGTCCATGGATCTTCTGTTCAACAAACTGGTCTAGCTGGTCCGACAGTTGTACTTCCATCTCAGGTGTCTGCAAGTTCGCGAGCAACTAGTGGCATTCCAGAAGCAGCACCTTCTACAGACAGTAGATCCATTGGTCGGAAAGAACTTCCAGCG GATATCTTTACCTCACTATATCCACAAGGAGCAATGGGGGGTTGGCAGAGAACACCCCAATTCGGAATGGGATATGCCATGCCATATCAGACTCCAATG GGAATGCAAGCATATCCTCTGATGGCATTTGCTCAACCTGCATATCAACAACCTCAACAACATGTTTATCCGCAACATGCATATCCCCAACCTGCAAAAGCATCAAACCCTTTTGATCTTGGCAACGAGCCAGCTCCAATTCAAGCTCACACG cagcccctACCTGGACCATTGGGAGCATCTGCTGGCATGACTCCCACAACCTTACATGGTACCTCAAGTTTTGGAGTCCTTCAACAACAACCTCAGCAGCTGTATCAGTCACCTGCACCTCCAA ATCATTACATGATGCAGCAAGTTCCAAACATGGCTGAGCAGTTACCTAATTCCATGCTTCCAAT GCAGCAAGGAGGGTTGGGTTCCCTCAGCATGGGCTTTGATCAACAAGCCGCTCCCAGGTATCCCCACCCAAACACCCCACCTTCGTATGGCTCTGCTGGCGGAAATCCTTTTGGGTGA
- the LOC102716007 gene encoding probable ADP-ribosylation factor GTPase-activating protein AGD14 isoform X1, with amino-acid sequence MASRLKEDERNERIIRGLLKLPANKRCINCNNLGPQYVCTNFWTFVCTNCSGAHREFTHRVKSVSMAKFTAQEVSALQEGGNERAREIFFKEWDPQRNSYPDSSNADKLRNFIKHVYVERRYTGERSADRPPRGKDDKDEISENRRSDGNWGSSRSPPYNESYSDRRSYSGRSDDRNSRYSYGERSPGYEQNDYKKSPRYFDVDDRSREDRSGKTTPVQRFEDRRSSEPQKLDNGSPNYQKETDGSSPVVRPVRDILGDNAPQLRVGEPPKPHVVRPIYPPRPVDPPRPIDPPRVIDPPRANGPPRPNGTRAIEPPLQRQRTSTASSIGSSEGTSEQIKAANTISLIDFSADSEPVSVPLPQSTPTSQQQPANAQPVQPVNAPAQQPVLEQGTNASSVISGGGDWASFGSFGQQQTPQASNSVNPLESALAQLSFSETPSASNASAFPASVSSTSVPNDGGSFFGASLGVSGHQASTGISVHGSSVQQTGLAGPTVVLPSQVSASSRATSGIPEAAPSTDSRSIGRKELPADIFTSLYPQGAMGGWQRTPQFGMGYAMPYQTPMGMQAYPLMAFAQPAYQQPQQHVYPQHAYPQPAKASNPFDLGNEPAPIQAHTQQPLPGPLGASAGMTPTTLHGTSSFGVLQQQPQQLYQSPAPPNHYMMQQVPNMAEQLPNSMLPMQQGGLGSLSMGFDQQAAPRYPHPNTPPSYGSAGGNPFG; translated from the exons atggcgagccGGCTGAAGGAGGATGAGCGGAACGAGCGGATCATACGTGGGCTGCTCAAGCTGCCCGCTAACAAGAGGTGCATCAACTGCAACAATttg GGACCACAATATGTCTGTACAAATTTCTGGACCTTCGTTTGTACGAATTGCAGTGGAGCACA CCGAGAGTTCACTCATCGAGTGAAGTCAGTTTCCATGGCTAAATTTACTGCACAGGAAGTTAGTGCTCTTCAAGAAGGAGGAAATGAG CGTGCCAGAGAAATATTCTTCAAGGAATGGGATCCTCAACGTAATTCTTACCCTGACAGCAG TAATGCTGATAAATTGAGGAACTTCATCAAGCATGTCTATGTGGAACGGAGATATACAGGGGAAAGAAGTGCTGATCGGCCACCAAGGGGAAAG GATGATAAGGATGAAATTAGTGAAAATAGGAGATCTGATGGAAATTGGGGTAGCTCAAGAAGTCCTCCATATAATGAAAGCTACTCTGATCGTCGCAGTTATAGTGGAAGGAGCGATGACAGAAATTCCAGATACTCCTATGGAGAACGAAGTCCTGGCTATGAACAGAATGATTATAAGAAAAGTCCCCGCTACTTTGACGTTGATGATAGAAGTCGTGAGGATAGATCTGGGAAAACAACTCCAGTTCAACGGTTTGAGGACCGCAGGTCTTCTGAACCACAAAAGCTAGACAATGGTTCTCCAAATTACCAGAAGGAAACTGATGGATCTAGCCCTGTTGTACGGCCGGTGAGGGATATATTAGGCGATAATGCACCTCAACTTCGAGTTGGTGAACCTCCTAAGCCACATGTAGTAAGACCAATTTATCCTCCAAGACCAGTTGATCCTCCAAGACCGATTGATCCCCCAAGAGTAATTGATCCCCCAAGAGCAAATGGTCCCCCAAGACCAAATGGAACCAGAGCCATCGAACCTCCACTGCAGAGGCAG AGGACATCAACTGCCAGCAGTATTGGTTCTTCTGAGGGTACCTCGGAACAGATAAAGGCAGCAAATACGATAAGTTTGATTGATTTCAGTGCAGATTCTGAGCCTGTATCTGTGCCACTGCCACAGTCGACCCCTACATCACAACAGCAGCCTGCTAATGCACAGCCAGTGCAACCTGTTAATGCACCAGCACAACAGCCTGTTCTGGAACAAGGGACAAATGCATCATCAGTGATCAGTGGTGGAGGTGACTGGGCATCTTTTGGTTCTTTTGGCCAGCAACAAACACCACAAGCTAGCAATAGTGTAAATCCCCTTGAGTCTGCGCTTGCACAACTATCATTTTCTGAAACACCCTCTGCATCCAATGCATCAGCTTTTCCAGCCTCTGTCAGTTCCACTTCAGTTCCAAATGATGGAGGATCATTTTTTGGTGCATCCCTTGGAGTCTCAGGTCATCAG GCCTCAACAGGAATTTCTGTCCATGGATCTTCTGTTCAACAAACTGGTCTAGCTGGTCCGACAGTTGTACTTCCATCTCAGGTGTCTGCAAGTTCGCGAGCAACTAGTGGCATTCCAGAAGCAGCACCTTCTACAGACAGTAGATCCATTGGTCGGAAAGAACTTCCAGCG GATATCTTTACCTCACTATATCCACAAGGAGCAATGGGGGGTTGGCAGAGAACACCCCAATTCGGAATGGGATATGCCATGCCATATCAGACTCCAATG GGAATGCAAGCATATCCTCTGATGGCATTTGCTCAACCTGCATATCAACAACCTCAACAACATGTTTATCCGCAACATGCATATCCCCAACCTGCAAAAGCATCAAACCCTTTTGATCTTGGCAACGAGCCAGCTCCAATTCAAGCTCACACG cagcagcccctACCTGGACCATTGGGAGCATCTGCTGGCATGACTCCCACAACCTTACATGGTACCTCAAGTTTTGGAGTCCTTCAACAACAACCTCAGCAGCTGTATCAGTCACCTGCACCTCCAA ATCATTACATGATGCAGCAAGTTCCAAACATGGCTGAGCAGTTACCTAATTCCATGCTTCCAAT GCAGCAAGGAGGGTTGGGTTCCCTCAGCATGGGCTTTGATCAACAAGCCGCTCCCAGGTATCCCCACCCAAACACCCCACCTTCGTATGGCTCTGCTGGCGGAAATCCTTTTGGGTGA